The Acropora palmata chromosome 10, jaAcrPala1.3, whole genome shotgun sequence genome contains a region encoding:
- the LOC141894539 gene encoding mitochondrial ubiquitin ligase activator of NFKB 1-like: MWDGMWFWAGVGSATVSAIFYGVYKNKERTIKNLRDAVEFEIGPKLMHALTAAENHTIPYGVIRGEARPLKRTDILRSPYVADTVGLIQRIKTREHRSEWSKTTRLWHNIERTISSSVSSVPFSLVSHGVLVKVTEPLSAEKLELKVIHDKFEPVSNTVADSLVQWAMGDKTKGFQTIEEMLPVSTTLTGIGEITLNEDGISIGPPKAGLTYYLSQLTLDAIMRQLQSGKRVWKILSSIFACVGGILFLVSLYFHYKRQHERREEENLFRMMEHDVVGDDGEVRQEACVICMDRPRNVVILDCGHICCCLDCARQVNNCPVCRRQIYRLVPTYRS, encoded by the exons ATGTGGGATGGCATGTGGTTTTGGGCTGGTGTAGGCAGTGCCACCGTATCAGCCATTTTCTATGGAGTGTACAAGAACAAAGAGCGAACAATTAAGAACTTGAGG GATGCAGTGGAGTTTGAAATTGGACCAAAATTGATGCATGCATTGACGGCAGCGGAAAACCACACCATTCCTTATGGCGTCATCAGAGGAGAAGCAAGACCACTAAAGAGAACAGATATCCTAAGGAGCCCCTATGTGGCAGACACTGTTGGATTAATACAGCGTATTAAGACGCGTGAACATAGGTCTGAATGGAGTAAAACCACAAGACTCTG GCACAACATAGAGAGAACGATTAGTTCCAGTGTTTCATCTGTTCCATTCTCATTGGTTAGTCATGGAGTTCTTGTGAAAGTTACGGAGCCCCTGTCAGCTGAGAAACTAGAATTGAAAGTAATACATGACAAGTTTGAGCCTGTTTCAAACACTGTTGCCGACTCCCTGGTGCAATGGGCCATGGGTGATAAGACAAAAGGCTTCCAGACAATCGAGGAGATGTTGCCTGTCAGTACAACATTAACTGGAATTGGGGAAATTACCTTGAATGAGGATGGTATTTCAATAGGGCCTCCGAAAGCCGGTCTCACTTACTACCTTTCACAGCTGACATTAGATGCAATTATGAGACAGTTGCAATCTGGGAAGCGAGTATGGAAGATCTTGAGTTCCATCTTTGCATGTGTTGGTggaattttgtttcttgtttctcTGTACTTTCACTATAAGAGGCAGCATGAGAGGCGAGAAGAAGAGAACCTTTTTAGGATGATGGAACACGATGTCGTAGGGGATGATGGAGAAGTACGCCAAGAGGCATGTGTCATTTGCATGGATAGACCACGCAATGTGGTTATTTTGGACTGTGGTCACATATGCTGCTGTTTGGATTGTGCACGACAAGTCAACAACTGTCCTGTTTGTAGGCGACAGATTTATAGGCTTGTTCCAACTTACCGCAGTTAG